The Oncorhynchus masou masou isolate Uvic2021 unplaced genomic scaffold, UVic_Omas_1.1 unplaced_scaffold_2053, whole genome shotgun sequence genome has a window encoding:
- the LOC135538927 gene encoding carnitine O-palmitoyltransferase 1, liver isoform-like isoform X2 — translation MAEAHQAVAFQFTVSPDGIDLQLSHEALRQIYLSGLHSWKKKFIRFKNGVMTGVYPGSPTGLMLVVGLYMGRAKYVQADPSLALFTKVGAHLPVSRYMSFEKQQVVGGVLVGTGLWVAIFFTMRTALKWLLSWHGWMYAHHGTVSWKTRIWLVLVKIFSGRRNPQLYSFQTSLPQLPLPSVKDTINRYLESAHPLMDDEQYLRMEGLAKDFEKGLGPKLQWYLKLKSWWATNYVSDWWEEYIYLRGRGPIMVNSNYYAMDFLYVFPTSLQAARAGNAIHAIMLYRRMLDRAQIKPLMLQNTIPMCSAQYERMFNTSRIPGVDTDTIQHMQDSRHIVVYHRGRYFKVPMFYDGKVLSPRAVEQQMERILADPSEPQPGEECLAALTAGDRVPWAEARELYLRQGRNQQALDTVEKAAFFVTLDDTEQRYKAEDPIRSLDSYAKSLLHGKCYDRWFDKSFNLIVFRNGTMGLNAEHSWADAPIIGHLWEHVLSMDPVKLGYTEEGHCKGNPHPSLPGPQRLQWNIPAECQTAIASSLMVAKALADDVDSHIIPFHCFGKGLIKKCRTSPDAFIQIALQLAHFRDKGRFCLTYEASMTRMFREGRTETVRSCTVETCAFARAMVEDNPRELRLKLLKEAATRHQQLYRLAMTGGGIDRHLFCLYVVSKYLGVDSAFLKEVLSEPWRLSTSQTPLQQVELFDLARHPEYVSSGGGFGPVADDGYGVSYIILGENLINFHISSKHSSPETDSHRFGNHIKQAMLDILALFQLDANALA, via the exons ATGGCAGAAGCTCATCAGGCTGTGGCGTTCCAGTTCACCGTCTCTCCAGATGGCATTGATCTGCAGTTGAGCCACGAGGCCCTGAGACAAATCTACCTGTCTGGCCTGCATTCCTGGAAGAAAAAGTTTATCCGCTTCAAG AATGGGGTGATGACCGGGGTGTACCCTGGCAGTCCCACCGGCCTGATGTTAGTGGTGGGGCTGTACATGGGGAGGGCAAAGTACGTCCAAGCTGACCCTTCCTTGGCACTGTTCACCAAAGTGGGTGCTCACCTGCCTGTTAG TCGCTACATGTCCTTTGAGAAACAACAGGTGGTTGGTGGGGTGCTAGTTGGCACAGGGCTCTGGGTGGCTATTTTCTTCACCATGCGAACTGCACTCAAGTGGCTGCTCTCCTGGCATGGATGGATGTATGCCCATCACGGCACCGTGTCATGGAAGACACGCATCTGGCTG GTACTGGTGAAAATCTTCTCCGGGAGGCGGAATCCCCAGTTGTACAGCTTCCAGACATCGTTACCACAGCTCCCTCTGCCCTCGGTGAAAGACACCATCAACAGA TACCTTGAATCTGCCCATCCGCTCATGGACGACGAACAGTACTTGAGGATGGAGGGTCTTGCCAAGGATTTTGAGAAAGGCCTGGGTCCTAAACTTCAGTGGTACCTGAAACTCAAATCCTGGTGGGCTACAAACTAT GTCAGTGACTGGTGGGAGGAGTACATCTACCTAAGAGGCCGTGGACCAATCATGGTCAACAGCAACTACTATGCAATG gacttCCTGTATGTGTTCCCCACCAGTCTGCAGGCTGCTCGGGCAGGCAATGCTATCCATGCCATCATGCTGTACAGGAGAATGCTGGACCGAGCGCAGATCAAACCG CTCATGCTTCAAAATACCATTCCAATGTGCTCAGCGCAATATGAGCGTATGTTCAACACCAGTCGTATCCCAGGCGTAGATACAG ACACCATCCAGCATATGCAGGACAGCAGGCACATCGTGGTGTACCACCGGGGGCGCTACTTCAAGGTGCCCATGTTCTACGACGGTAAGGTGCTGTCGCCCAGGGCCGTAGAGCAACAGATGGAGCGCATCCTGGCTGACCCCTCTGAACCCCAGCCGGGGGAGGAGTGCCTGGCCGCCCTCACTGCTGGGGACAG GGTTCCCTGGGCGGAGGCCCGCGAGCTCTACCTGAGACAGGGCAGGAACCAGCAGGCCCTGGACACTGTGGAGAAGGCTGCCTTCTTTGTGACCCTGGACGACACAGAGCAGCGTTACAAGGCTGAGGATCCTATCCGATCCCTGGACAGCTACGCCAAGTCCCTGCTGCACGGCAAATGCTACGACCG GTGGTTTGACAAGTCCTTCAACCTCATCGTGTTCAGGAACGGGACCATGGGTCTGAACGCGGAGCACAGCTGGGCAGATGCCCCCATCATAGGGCACCTCTGGGAG CATGTGCTGTCGATGGACCCTGTGAAGCTGGGTTACACAGAGGAAGGCCACTGCAAAGGAAACCCCCATCCGTCCCTCCCAGGCCCTCAGAGGCTGCAGTGGAACATCCCAGCGGAG TGTCAGACGGCCATCGCCAGCTCTCTGATGGTGGCCAAGGCCCTGGCAGACGACGTCGACTCACACATCATCCCCTTCCACTGCTTCGGGAAGGGCCTGATCAAAAAGTGTCGCACCAGCCCCGATGCCTTCATCCAGATCGCCCTGCAGCTGGCTCACTTCAGG GACAAGGGGAGGTTCTGTCTAACGTACGAGGCGTCCATGACGCGCATGTTCCGAGAGGGTCGCACAGAGACGGTGCGCTCCTGCACCGTGGAGACCTGTGCCTTCGCCCGCGCCATGGTGGAAGACAACCCG AGAGAGCTGCGACTGAAACTGTTGAAGGAAGCTGCGACGAGACACCAGCAGCTCTACCGGCTGGCCATGACTGGAGGAGGCATCGACCGCCACCTCTTCTGTCTCTACGTGGTCTCCAAGTACCTGGGGGTGGACTCGGCCTTCCTCAAAGAG GTGCTGTCGGAGCCCTGGAGACTGTCCACCAGTCAGACTCCCCTCCAGCAGGTGGAGTTGTTTGACCTGGCCAGACACCCGGAGTATGTGTCCAGTGGGGGAGGCTTTGGTCCG gtGGCAGATGATGGATATGGTGTGTCCTACATCATCTTGGGAGAAAACCTCATTAACTTCCACATCTCCAGCAAGCACTCGAGTCCTGAGACG GACTCTCATCGTTTTGGAAACCACATCAAACAGGCCATGCTCGACATCTTGGCCTTATTTCAGCTGGATGCAAATGCCTTGGCGTGA
- the LOC135538927 gene encoding carnitine O-palmitoyltransferase 1, liver isoform-like isoform X1 — protein MAEAHQAVAFQFTVSPDGIDLQLSHEALRQIYLSGLHSWKKKFIRFKNGVMTGVYPGSPTGLMLVVGLYMGRAKYVQADPSLALFTKVGAHLPVSRYMSFEKQQVVGGVLVGTGLWVAIFFTMRTALKWLLSWHGWMYAHHGTVSWKTRIWLVLVKIFSGRRNPQLYSFQTSLPQLPLPSVKDTINRYLESAHPLMDDEQYLRMEGLAKDFEKGLGPKLQWYLKLKSWWATNYVSDWWEEYIYLRGRGPIMVNSNYYAMDFLYVFPTSLQAARAGNAIHAIMLYRRMLDRAQIKPLFALDKRVPLCSAQWERLFNTSRLPGLERDTIQHMQDSRHIVVYHRGRYFKVPMFYDGKVLSPRAVEQQMERILADPSEPQPGEECLAALTAGDRVPWAEARELYLRQGRNQQALDTVEKAAFFVTLDDTEQRYKAEDPIRSLDSYAKSLLHGKCYDRWFDKSFNLIVFRNGTMGLNAEHSWADAPIIGHLWEHVLSMDPVKLGYTEEGHCKGNPHPSLPGPQRLQWNIPAECQTAIASSLMVAKALADDVDSHIIPFHCFGKGLIKKCRTSPDAFIQIALQLAHFRDKGRFCLTYEASMTRMFREGRTETVRSCTVETCAFARAMVEDNPRELRLKLLKEAATRHQQLYRLAMTGGGIDRHLFCLYVVSKYLGVDSAFLKEVLSEPWRLSTSQTPLQQVELFDLARHPEYVSSGGGFGPVADDGYGVSYIILGENLINFHISSKHSSPETDSHRFGNHIKQAMLDILALFQLDANALA, from the exons ATGGCAGAAGCTCATCAGGCTGTGGCGTTCCAGTTCACCGTCTCTCCAGATGGCATTGATCTGCAGTTGAGCCACGAGGCCCTGAGACAAATCTACCTGTCTGGCCTGCATTCCTGGAAGAAAAAGTTTATCCGCTTCAAG AATGGGGTGATGACCGGGGTGTACCCTGGCAGTCCCACCGGCCTGATGTTAGTGGTGGGGCTGTACATGGGGAGGGCAAAGTACGTCCAAGCTGACCCTTCCTTGGCACTGTTCACCAAAGTGGGTGCTCACCTGCCTGTTAG TCGCTACATGTCCTTTGAGAAACAACAGGTGGTTGGTGGGGTGCTAGTTGGCACAGGGCTCTGGGTGGCTATTTTCTTCACCATGCGAACTGCACTCAAGTGGCTGCTCTCCTGGCATGGATGGATGTATGCCCATCACGGCACCGTGTCATGGAAGACACGCATCTGGCTG GTACTGGTGAAAATCTTCTCCGGGAGGCGGAATCCCCAGTTGTACAGCTTCCAGACATCGTTACCACAGCTCCCTCTGCCCTCGGTGAAAGACACCATCAACAGA TACCTTGAATCTGCCCATCCGCTCATGGACGACGAACAGTACTTGAGGATGGAGGGTCTTGCCAAGGATTTTGAGAAAGGCCTGGGTCCTAAACTTCAGTGGTACCTGAAACTCAAATCCTGGTGGGCTACAAACTAT GTCAGTGACTGGTGGGAGGAGTACATCTACCTAAGAGGCCGTGGACCAATCATGGTCAACAGCAACTACTATGCAATG gacttCCTGTATGTGTTCCCCACCAGTCTGCAGGCTGCTCGGGCAGGCAATGCTATCCATGCCATCATGCTGTACAGGAGAATGCTGGACCGAGCGCAGATCAAACCG CTCTTTGCACTGGATAAAAGAGTTCCTCTTTGCTCCGCCCAATGGGAGCGCTTGTTCAATACGTCCCGCCTCCCAGGCCTGGAACGGG ACACCATCCAGCATATGCAGGACAGCAGGCACATCGTGGTGTACCACCGGGGGCGCTACTTCAAGGTGCCCATGTTCTACGACGGTAAGGTGCTGTCGCCCAGGGCCGTAGAGCAACAGATGGAGCGCATCCTGGCTGACCCCTCTGAACCCCAGCCGGGGGAGGAGTGCCTGGCCGCCCTCACTGCTGGGGACAG GGTTCCCTGGGCGGAGGCCCGCGAGCTCTACCTGAGACAGGGCAGGAACCAGCAGGCCCTGGACACTGTGGAGAAGGCTGCCTTCTTTGTGACCCTGGACGACACAGAGCAGCGTTACAAGGCTGAGGATCCTATCCGATCCCTGGACAGCTACGCCAAGTCCCTGCTGCACGGCAAATGCTACGACCG GTGGTTTGACAAGTCCTTCAACCTCATCGTGTTCAGGAACGGGACCATGGGTCTGAACGCGGAGCACAGCTGGGCAGATGCCCCCATCATAGGGCACCTCTGGGAG CATGTGCTGTCGATGGACCCTGTGAAGCTGGGTTACACAGAGGAAGGCCACTGCAAAGGAAACCCCCATCCGTCCCTCCCAGGCCCTCAGAGGCTGCAGTGGAACATCCCAGCGGAG TGTCAGACGGCCATCGCCAGCTCTCTGATGGTGGCCAAGGCCCTGGCAGACGACGTCGACTCACACATCATCCCCTTCCACTGCTTCGGGAAGGGCCTGATCAAAAAGTGTCGCACCAGCCCCGATGCCTTCATCCAGATCGCCCTGCAGCTGGCTCACTTCAGG GACAAGGGGAGGTTCTGTCTAACGTACGAGGCGTCCATGACGCGCATGTTCCGAGAGGGTCGCACAGAGACGGTGCGCTCCTGCACCGTGGAGACCTGTGCCTTCGCCCGCGCCATGGTGGAAGACAACCCG AGAGAGCTGCGACTGAAACTGTTGAAGGAAGCTGCGACGAGACACCAGCAGCTCTACCGGCTGGCCATGACTGGAGGAGGCATCGACCGCCACCTCTTCTGTCTCTACGTGGTCTCCAAGTACCTGGGGGTGGACTCGGCCTTCCTCAAAGAG GTGCTGTCGGAGCCCTGGAGACTGTCCACCAGTCAGACTCCCCTCCAGCAGGTGGAGTTGTTTGACCTGGCCAGACACCCGGAGTATGTGTCCAGTGGGGGAGGCTTTGGTCCG gtGGCAGATGATGGATATGGTGTGTCCTACATCATCTTGGGAGAAAACCTCATTAACTTCCACATCTCCAGCAAGCACTCGAGTCCTGAGACG GACTCTCATCGTTTTGGAAACCACATCAAACAGGCCATGCTCGACATCTTGGCCTTATTTCAGCTGGATGCAAATGCCTTGGCGTGA